In Saccharomonospora marina XMU15, one genomic interval encodes:
- the glyA gene encoding serine hydroxymethyltransferase yields the protein MSSFDADLSTVDPEVAEAVAAELTRQRSTLEMIASENFAPAGVLQAQGSVLTNKYAEGYPGRRYYGGCEHVDVVENLAIERAKSLFGAEHANVQPHSGAQANAAAMVSMLEPGDTILGLDLAHGGHLTHGMRLNFSGRLYNVVAYHVDAETGLIDMAEVDRLATEHRPKLIIAGWSAYPRQLDFAEFRRIADSVGAKLMVDMAHFAGLVAAGLHPNPVPFADIVTTTTHKTLGGPRGGIVLCGKEHAKKLNSAVFPGQQGGPLEHVIAAKAVALKIAASEEFRDRQQRVLQGAKLLAQRLSEPDCATAGVRVLTGGTDVHLVLVDLVKSELDGKQAEDRLHSIGITVNRNAVPFDPRPPMVTSGLRIGTPALATRGFGADDFTEVADIIARALLPEFDEATRDELGSRVSLLADKHPLYV from the coding sequence ATGAGCTCGTTCGACGCCGACCTGTCCACTGTCGACCCCGAGGTCGCCGAGGCGGTGGCTGCCGAGCTGACCCGGCAGCGCTCGACGCTGGAGATGATCGCCTCGGAGAACTTCGCGCCCGCCGGGGTGCTGCAGGCACAGGGCTCGGTGCTGACCAACAAGTACGCCGAGGGCTACCCCGGCCGTCGCTACTACGGCGGTTGCGAGCACGTCGACGTGGTGGAGAACCTGGCGATCGAGCGGGCGAAGTCACTGTTCGGCGCCGAACACGCCAACGTACAGCCGCACTCCGGTGCCCAGGCCAACGCGGCGGCGATGGTGTCGATGCTGGAGCCGGGAGACACCATTCTCGGTCTCGACCTCGCGCACGGCGGCCACCTCACACACGGCATGCGGCTGAACTTCTCCGGCAGGCTCTACAACGTCGTGGCCTACCACGTGGACGCCGAGACCGGGCTGATCGACATGGCCGAAGTGGACCGGCTGGCCACCGAGCACCGGCCCAAGCTCATCATCGCGGGCTGGTCGGCATACCCGAGGCAGCTGGATTTCGCCGAGTTCCGGCGCATCGCCGACTCGGTGGGCGCGAAGCTGATGGTCGACATGGCCCACTTCGCGGGGCTGGTCGCGGCGGGCCTGCACCCCAATCCCGTACCGTTCGCCGACATCGTCACCACCACGACCCACAAGACGCTCGGCGGTCCGCGCGGTGGAATCGTGTTGTGCGGCAAGGAACATGCCAAGAAGCTGAACTCGGCGGTGTTTCCCGGCCAGCAGGGCGGTCCGCTGGAGCACGTGATCGCGGCCAAGGCGGTGGCGCTGAAGATCGCGGCGAGCGAGGAGTTCCGTGATCGCCAGCAGCGGGTGTTGCAGGGTGCCAAGCTGCTCGCGCAGCGGTTGAGCGAACCCGACTGCGCCACCGCGGGCGTGCGGGTGCTCACCGGAGGCACCGACGTTCACCTGGTACTCGTCGACCTCGTGAAGTCCGAACTGGACGGGAAGCAGGCCGAGGACCGGCTGCACTCGATCGGGATCACGGTCAACCGCAACGCCGTGCCGTTCGACCCCCGCCCACCGATGGTGACCTCGGGCCTTCGGATCGGCACCCCCGCGCTGGCCACCCGTGGTTTCGGCGCGGACGACTTCACCGAGGTCGCCGACATCATCGCCCGCGCGCTGCTGCCCGAGTTCGACGAGGCCACGCGGGACGAACTGGGTTCGCGCGTCAGCCTGCTCGCCGACAAGCATCCGCTGTACGTGTAG
- a CDS encoding FadR/GntR family transcriptional regulator, with translation MSTGLGRDPRAVPAVAGASAGDALFRPVRAGNAFEETVERLLQAVRLGVVGAGERLPSERELAERLGVSRVTLREAIRALADAGYVESRRGRYGGTFVKESLPAPRAAGRLTDPGALEDTLGLRYVLETGAAELAASRSLSPADRRHLTATLAEACTADVSDYRRRDSRLHLAIAEVTGSASLTSALADVRMRVNELLDEIPLLEPNLDHSNAQHEAVVEAILAGDSAAARSAMTEHVEGTASLLRGFLQ, from the coding sequence GTGAGCACTGGGCTCGGCAGGGACCCACGAGCGGTCCCCGCCGTGGCCGGTGCCAGCGCCGGAGACGCGCTGTTTCGCCCCGTCCGCGCAGGCAACGCCTTCGAGGAGACCGTGGAGCGGTTGTTGCAGGCGGTGCGCCTGGGTGTGGTGGGCGCGGGGGAGCGGTTGCCGTCGGAACGAGAGTTGGCCGAGCGGCTCGGTGTGAGCAGGGTGACCTTGCGTGAGGCCATCAGGGCGCTGGCCGACGCCGGATACGTCGAGTCGCGGCGGGGCCGCTACGGCGGCACTTTCGTCAAGGAAAGTCTGCCCGCGCCGCGCGCCGCCGGTCGGTTGACCGACCCGGGTGCACTGGAGGACACCCTCGGCCTTCGGTACGTGCTGGAAACCGGTGCCGCCGAGCTTGCGGCATCCCGTTCGCTGAGCCCGGCCGATCGCAGGCACCTCACAGCCACGCTGGCCGAGGCGTGCACGGCCGACGTGTCCGACTACCGTCGCAGGGACTCTCGCCTGCACCTGGCCATCGCCGAGGTCACCGGCTCGGCCTCGCTGACCTCGGCCCTTGCCGACGTTCGGATGCGCGTGAACGAACTGCTGGACGAGATCCCGTTGCTTGAACCCAACCTCGACCACTCCAACGCCCAGCACGAAGCCGTGGTGGAGGCGATACTCGCGGGCGATTCGGCCGCCGCGCGCAGCGCGATGACCGAGCACGTCGAGGGCACCGCCTCACTGCTGCGCGGGTTCCTGCAGTGA
- a CDS encoding AMP-binding protein, producing the protein MTLDVAPQATGPAQAAVPFASNLRRHGNRLAVVTPDGTPLTYHELADRVDAMRVRLTGTATARRLVLIAASNDIEPLVAYLAALSAGHPVLLAPPQDDRVEAMVSAYDPDVVLRPDGRAWRLVQRRENTAHDPHPELALLLSTSGSTGSPKLVRLSARNVRANAESIASYLDIRDTDRAIASLPIHYSYGLSVVNSNLLRGSALLLTGESVVTPRFWQLARQWGATSLHGVPYTFELLDTVGFDRMELPSLRYVTQAGGRLEPDRVRRLAELGQREGWRLFVMYGQTEATARMAYLPPELALTHPDTIGDAIPGGSFRLADARLTGDGEEGQLVYRGPNVMLGYAESPDDLALGRTVRELETGDIARRTPEGLYRIVGRASRFIKPFGLRIDLDHVEATLALAGHEAACTGTDDGLLVAVAGGAADVEAVRRLVRDSFGLPAAAVRVREVDELPRLANGKIDYAGLEQAPTALREVFTRVFGIATVADDATFVNLGGDSLSYVRMATELEKVLGTVPEGWPNLTVRELERLRPRRRRFPAVETNVVLRALAILLVVGTHVGFFGIMGGAHLLLVLAGWTFARFGLADGEPAVAGRVLRGAARVAVPSMLWLWVRAFTEPDVGAANIALLSNYVPGPVARGYWFIEVLVQALLVFGLLFAVPAVRAAERRHPFRFPLAVLAVALALNLGLAGVGQPFDHAMSLHGALWFFVLGWLALRADTPRRKAAVALLGLLLVSGYFGDPVRDGIVVGGLVLLLTVPTIALPTPFARLLTVIAGASLSIYLTHYAVYPGLLAHLPTPVVFAASIAVGVVAWLAVEFAVRLAGERAARRASAVQRATCPTTPKTLPKVAS; encoded by the coding sequence GTGACACTGGACGTCGCACCGCAGGCGACCGGCCCCGCACAGGCGGCCGTGCCGTTCGCCTCGAACCTGCGACGACACGGTAATCGACTTGCCGTCGTGACCCCCGACGGGACCCCGCTGACCTACCACGAGCTGGCCGACCGGGTCGACGCGATGCGGGTGCGGCTGACGGGCACGGCAACGGCCCGCAGGCTGGTGCTGATCGCCGCGTCCAACGACATCGAGCCGCTCGTGGCCTACCTCGCCGCTTTGTCGGCCGGGCACCCGGTGCTGCTGGCCCCGCCACAGGACGACCGCGTCGAGGCCATGGTGTCGGCCTACGACCCCGACGTGGTGCTGCGGCCGGACGGCCGCGCCTGGCGGTTGGTGCAACGCCGCGAGAACACCGCACACGATCCGCACCCGGAGTTGGCGCTGCTGCTGTCCACCTCCGGCTCCACCGGCTCGCCCAAACTCGTCCGGCTCTCGGCACGCAACGTGCGGGCCAACGCCGAGTCGATCGCGTCCTACCTGGACATCCGCGACACCGACCGCGCCATCGCCTCGCTGCCGATCCACTACAGCTACGGCTTGTCGGTGGTCAACAGCAACCTGCTGCGCGGCTCGGCACTGCTGCTGACCGGCGAATCCGTGGTGACGCCGCGATTCTGGCAGCTGGCGCGGCAGTGGGGCGCGACCAGCCTGCACGGCGTGCCCTACACCTTCGAACTGCTCGACACCGTCGGGTTCGACCGCATGGAGTTGCCCAGCCTGCGCTACGTGACGCAGGCGGGCGGGCGGCTGGAGCCCGACCGGGTGCGCCGACTCGCCGAGTTGGGGCAGCGTGAGGGCTGGCGGCTGTTCGTCATGTACGGCCAGACCGAGGCCACCGCACGCATGGCCTACCTTCCGCCCGAACTCGCCCTCACCCACCCGGACACCATCGGCGACGCCATCCCCGGTGGGTCTTTCCGGCTGGCCGACGCGCGTCTCACCGGCGACGGCGAGGAAGGGCAGCTGGTCTACCGGGGTCCCAACGTCATGCTCGGCTACGCCGAGTCTCCCGACGACCTCGCCCTCGGCCGCACCGTGCGGGAACTGGAAACCGGCGACATCGCGAGGCGTACCCCGGAGGGGCTCTACCGCATCGTCGGCCGCGCCAGCCGCTTCATCAAGCCGTTCGGCCTGCGCATCGACCTCGACCACGTCGAGGCAACCCTGGCCCTGGCAGGCCACGAGGCGGCGTGCACCGGCACCGACGACGGCCTGCTGGTGGCGGTCGCAGGCGGCGCGGCGGACGTCGAAGCGGTACGACGCCTCGTCCGCGACTCGTTCGGGCTGCCCGCGGCCGCCGTGCGGGTGCGCGAGGTCGACGAACTGCCCAGGCTGGCCAACGGCAAGATCGACTATGCCGGGCTGGAGCAGGCGCCGACCGCGCTGCGCGAAGTGTTCACGAGGGTGTTCGGCATCGCGACCGTGGCCGACGACGCCACGTTCGTCAACCTCGGCGGCGACTCGCTGAGCTACGTGCGCATGGCCACCGAACTGGAGAAGGTGCTCGGCACCGTGCCCGAGGGCTGGCCCAACCTGACCGTGCGCGAACTCGAGCGGCTGCGACCGCGCCGCAGGCGGTTTCCGGCGGTGGAGACCAACGTCGTGCTGCGGGCACTGGCGATCCTGCTGGTCGTCGGAACCCACGTGGGCTTCTTCGGGATCATGGGCGGCGCCCACCTGCTGCTGGTGCTCGCGGGCTGGACGTTCGCGAGGTTCGGTCTTGCCGACGGCGAACCCGCGGTCGCGGGTCGCGTGCTACGTGGCGCGGCACGCGTCGCCGTGCCGTCGATGCTGTGGCTTTGGGTACGGGCTTTCACCGAACCCGACGTCGGGGCCGCCAACATCGCGCTGCTCAGCAACTACGTGCCAGGGCCGGTCGCCAGAGGCTACTGGTTCATCGAGGTGCTGGTGCAGGCGCTGCTGGTGTTCGGGCTGCTGTTCGCCGTCCCCGCCGTGCGCGCCGCGGAACGCCGCCATCCCTTTCGGTTCCCGCTGGCCGTGCTGGCCGTCGCACTGGCGCTCAACCTCGGCCTCGCCGGAGTCGGCCAGCCCTTCGACCACGCGATGAGTCTGCACGGCGCGCTGTGGTTCTTCGTGCTCGGCTGGCTCGCGCTGCGAGCCGACACCCCGCGAAGGAAGGCCGCGGTCGCGCTGCTGGGGTTGCTGCTGGTGTCCGGCTACTTCGGCGACCCGGTGCGTGACGGCATCGTCGTCGGCGGCCTGGTGCTGCTGCTGACCGTACCCACCATCGCGCTGCCGACGCCGTTCGCCCGGCTGTTGACCGTGATCGCGGGTGCGTCACTGTCGATCTATTTGACCCACTACGCCGTCTATCCCGGGCTGCTGGCTCACCTGCCCACGCCGGTGGTGTTCGCGGCCAGCATCGCGGTGGGGGTCGTGGCGTGGCTGGCCGTGGAGTTCGCTGTGCGGCTGGCGGGCGAGCGGGCCGCCCGCAGAGCGAGTGCGGTGCAGCGCGCGACCTGCCCGACCACCCCGAAGACGTTGCCGAAGGTGGCTTCGTGA
- a CDS encoding iron ABC transporter substrate-binding protein, with translation MTTAALLGAVVLPLAVACGDGQAGPDTLVVYSGRHEGLVGGLLDRLEQHTGMPVEVRYGGSAEMAAQILEEGDGTSADLFFSQDAGALGALSEQGRLEPLPQDVLGLVPQQYRADDGTWVATSARARVVAYDPDQVSEADLPRSVDDVVDPKWRGKVGFAPTNASWQAFVTGLRVLRGDEAARQWLNDFAANEPQRYKNNLAVLDAVDSGQVAMGLINHYYWYERIAEQGENRVNAKLHFVGGDDPLALVNVAGVGVLSGNDSDEAARKAVRFLLSQEAQRYFADETAEYPVIEGVSSSKHDLPPLTEIQSPDLDLSRLSTLQQTLRMLQEAGLS, from the coding sequence GTGACGACGGCGGCGCTGCTCGGCGCCGTCGTCCTTCCGCTGGCCGTGGCCTGCGGCGACGGCCAGGCGGGTCCCGACACGCTGGTGGTCTACTCGGGCCGCCACGAGGGCCTGGTCGGCGGTCTGCTGGATCGCCTGGAACAGCACACCGGGATGCCGGTCGAGGTGCGTTACGGCGGCAGCGCCGAGATGGCCGCGCAGATCCTCGAAGAGGGCGACGGCACCTCCGCTGACCTGTTCTTCTCGCAGGATGCCGGCGCGCTCGGCGCGCTGTCGGAGCAGGGCAGGCTCGAACCGCTGCCGCAGGACGTGTTGGGGCTGGTTCCGCAGCAGTACCGCGCCGACGACGGCACGTGGGTAGCCACCTCGGCCCGGGCTCGGGTCGTCGCCTACGACCCTGACCAGGTCAGCGAGGCCGACCTGCCCCGAAGCGTGGACGACGTCGTGGACCCGAAGTGGCGCGGCAAGGTGGGGTTCGCGCCCACCAATGCCTCCTGGCAGGCCTTCGTCACCGGGCTACGGGTGTTGCGCGGCGACGAGGCGGCACGGCAGTGGCTGAACGACTTCGCGGCGAACGAACCGCAGCGGTACAAGAACAACCTGGCGGTGCTCGACGCGGTCGACTCGGGGCAGGTCGCCATGGGGTTGATCAACCACTACTACTGGTACGAGCGAATCGCCGAGCAGGGCGAGAACCGGGTGAACGCCAAGCTGCACTTCGTCGGTGGTGACGACCCGCTGGCGCTGGTGAACGTCGCCGGTGTGGGGGTGCTTTCGGGCAACGACTCCGACGAGGCCGCGCGCAAGGCCGTGCGATTCCTGCTGTCGCAGGAAGCGCAGCGCTACTTCGCCGACGAGACCGCGGAGTATCCCGTCATCGAAGGCGTCAGTTCCAGCAAGCACGACCTGCCGCCGCTGACCGAGATCCAGTCACCGGACCTTGATCTGTCGCGGCTTTCCACGTTGCAGCAGACGCTTCGGATGCTGCAGGAGGCGGGGCTGTCCTGA
- a CDS encoding ABC transporter permease has protein sequence MAAVAALTPLAYLVVRAFDAGADTVWRVLWQQRTLELALRSLALAAAVAAACLVLGVLGAWLAVRSDLPGRRVAAVLLVLPLAVPSYVAAFTWIAQWRDLSGFFGAFVVLTLVSFPYVLLPVAAALRTADPALEEVARSLGKSAPRTFLLVTLRHIRPAATAGTLLVALYVLSDFGAVSLMRFEAFTLGIYTSYQATFDRTPAAILGCVLVVLALLLTVGERRARGAAEVRSARGAARPAATVRLGRARIPALLGVVVLLVLSLGVPVFSLVRWLIVGRSAGIDVPDLVSATLGTVTVAGAGALLTVALAIPVGVLAARQRGRLSRGVELASFAGHALPGITVGLALVFFGIRVAPQLYQRTPMLAFAYAVLFLPLAVGAVRTAVAQAPPVLEDVSRSLGRGRLLTQVLVTMPLAAPGVLAGAALVFLTSAKELPATLLLRPTGTDTLATELWSSTEIGAFAAAAPYAAVLLVVAAVPAVLLDQFLRKGGRR, from the coding sequence GTGGCCGCGGTCGCGGCGCTGACCCCGCTGGCCTACCTCGTCGTGCGGGCCTTCGACGCGGGCGCGGACACGGTGTGGCGGGTGCTGTGGCAGCAGCGCACGCTGGAACTGGCGCTGCGCAGCCTCGCGCTCGCCGCCGCGGTGGCGGCGGCCTGCCTGGTGCTCGGCGTGCTCGGCGCGTGGCTGGCGGTGCGCAGCGACCTACCGGGCAGGCGGGTCGCCGCCGTGCTGCTGGTGCTGCCGCTCGCCGTGCCGTCCTACGTCGCGGCGTTCACCTGGATCGCGCAGTGGCGCGACCTTTCCGGTTTCTTCGGCGCGTTCGTCGTGCTGACCCTGGTGTCGTTCCCCTACGTGCTGCTGCCCGTCGCCGCGGCACTGCGTACCGCCGATCCCGCGCTGGAGGAGGTGGCACGCTCGCTGGGCAAGTCGGCACCGAGGACGTTCCTGCTGGTGACCCTGCGCCACATCCGCCCCGCGGCCACGGCCGGAACGCTGCTGGTGGCGCTGTACGTGCTCAGCGACTTCGGCGCGGTGTCGCTGATGCGCTTCGAGGCGTTCACGCTGGGCATCTACACCAGCTACCAGGCCACTTTCGACCGCACGCCCGCCGCGATCCTCGGCTGCGTGCTGGTGGTGCTGGCGCTGCTGCTCACCGTGGGCGAGCGGCGAGCAAGAGGCGCCGCCGAGGTGCGCTCGGCCCGTGGTGCCGCGCGGCCCGCGGCGACGGTTCGCCTCGGCAGGGCCCGGATTCCCGCGCTGCTGGGCGTGGTCGTGCTGCTGGTGCTTTCGCTGGGTGTGCCGGTGTTCAGCCTGGTGCGCTGGCTGATCGTCGGCCGTTCGGCAGGCATTGACGTCCCCGACCTCGTGTCGGCCACGTTGGGCACCGTCACCGTCGCGGGCGCGGGCGCGTTGCTGACGGTGGCGCTGGCGATTCCCGTCGGCGTGCTCGCCGCCCGGCAGCGGGGCAGGCTCTCGCGCGGCGTGGAACTGGCCAGCTTCGCGGGCCACGCGCTTCCCGGCATCACGGTCGGGCTCGCGCTGGTGTTCTTCGGGATCAGGGTCGCGCCTCAGCTGTACCAGCGCACGCCTATGCTGGCGTTCGCCTACGCGGTGCTGTTCCTACCGCTTGCGGTGGGCGCCGTGCGCACCGCCGTGGCACAGGCCCCGCCCGTGCTCGAGGACGTGTCGCGCTCACTGGGCAGGGGCAGGCTGCTGACCCAGGTGCTCGTCACGATGCCGCTCGCGGCACCCGGTGTGCTGGCCGGCGCCGCGTTGGTGTTCCTGACCAGCGCCAAGGAGTTGCCCGCGACGCTGCTGCTGCGGCCGACCGGCACCGACACGCTGGCCACCGAGTTGTGGAGCAGCACCGAGATCGGCGCGTTCGCCGCGGCCGCGCCGTACGCGGCGGTGCTGCTCGTCGTGGCGGCGGTGCCCGCCGTCCTGCTCGACCAATTCCTCCGGAAAGGGGGTAGGCGATGA
- a CDS encoding ABC transporter ATP-binding protein, with translation MSRLTVEGLVAGYGPQPVLRGLDLAVPQGALAAVLGPSGCGKTTLLRVLAGLHPLRAGRVALGDRVLSAPGVHVPPERRGIGLVPQEGALFPHLSVASNVGFGLSRAQRRQGRVDEVLELVGLAGYGKRMPAQLSGGQQQRVALARALAPRPGVVLMDEPFSSLDAALRAELRADVRAALRASGATALLVTHDQEEALGMADLVAVLRDGVVAQLGTPQQVYLEPADLDVALFVGEAVVFDGRPGHGAVDTPLGRLKVTAEDAAASAESELSRRGTVLVRPEQVRIDRTGREGVAAMVTDVLFHGHDATVLLRLGDGHHVRCRVQGPLPASRGDAVSVSVSGAARFFPAGDQPVTSAIASPS, from the coding sequence ATGAGCCGGTTGACCGTCGAGGGTCTCGTCGCGGGTTACGGACCCCAGCCCGTGTTGCGTGGCCTCGATCTCGCCGTGCCGCAGGGCGCGCTTGCCGCCGTACTGGGGCCCTCCGGCTGCGGCAAGACCACGCTGCTGCGTGTGCTCGCCGGGTTGCATCCGCTGCGGGCAGGTCGGGTGGCGCTGGGAGACCGCGTGCTGTCGGCCCCCGGTGTGCACGTGCCACCCGAACGCAGGGGCATCGGGCTGGTTCCGCAGGAGGGCGCGCTGTTTCCGCACCTGAGCGTCGCCTCCAACGTCGGCTTCGGCCTTTCCAGGGCCCAGCGCAGGCAAGGGCGCGTGGATGAGGTGCTTGAACTGGTCGGCCTCGCCGGGTACGGCAAGCGGATGCCTGCGCAACTGTCCGGTGGGCAGCAGCAACGGGTCGCGCTTGCTCGGGCACTGGCGCCGCGACCGGGTGTGGTGCTGATGGACGAACCGTTCTCCTCCCTCGACGCCGCGCTGCGGGCGGAACTGCGAGCCGACGTACGGGCGGCGCTGCGCGCCTCCGGCGCCACCGCGTTGCTGGTCACCCACGACCAGGAGGAGGCGCTCGGTATGGCCGATCTGGTGGCCGTGCTACGCGACGGGGTCGTGGCGCAGCTGGGCACCCCGCAGCAGGTGTACCTCGAACCCGCTGATCTGGATGTCGCGCTGTTCGTGGGCGAGGCAGTGGTCTTCGACGGGCGACCCGGCCATGGCGCCGTGGACACCCCGCTGGGCAGGCTCAAGGTGACCGCCGAGGACGCGGCGGCTTCCGCCGAGTCCGAGCTGTCCCGGCGCGGCACCGTGCTGGTGCGGCCCGAACAGGTACGCATCGACCGAACCGGTCGCGAGGGTGTCGCCGCCATGGTCACCGACGTCCTCTTCCACGGCCACGACGCCACCGTGCTGCTGCGCCTCGGCGACGGGCACCACGTGCGCTGCCGCGTGCAGGGTCCGCTGCCCGCGAGCAGAGGCGATGCCGTTTCGGTGAGCGTTTCGGGAGCGGCCCGGTTCTTCCCGGCAGGCGATCAGCCGGTGACCAGCGCGATCGCGAGCCCGTCGTAG
- a CDS encoding O-methyltransferase produces the protein MTAGRWTAVDDYFNTHLLRPDPALDAAVQASAEAGLPAIAVAPNQGKLLYLLARMSRARSVLEIGTLGGYSTIWLGRALPSDGKLVTLEIDEHHARVARENIERAGLAQQVDIRVGRALDTLPTLRDDSPFDLVFIDADKPNLAEYFRWAVQLSRPGTVIVVDNVVRGGEVAQADSDDPAVRGVRHLTELLSTEPRVEATALQTVGAKGYDGLAIALVTG, from the coding sequence ATGACGGCTGGCCGGTGGACCGCGGTGGACGACTACTTCAACACTCACCTGCTGCGACCTGACCCGGCGCTGGACGCTGCGGTGCAGGCCAGCGCGGAGGCGGGGTTGCCCGCCATCGCCGTCGCCCCCAACCAGGGCAAGCTGCTGTATCTGCTCGCGAGGATGTCGCGAGCCCGGTCGGTACTGGAGATCGGCACGCTCGGCGGCTACAGCACGATCTGGCTGGGCAGGGCACTGCCCTCGGACGGCAAGCTGGTCACGCTGGAGATCGACGAGCACCACGCCCGGGTGGCGCGGGAGAACATCGAAAGGGCCGGACTGGCGCAGCAGGTCGACATCCGCGTCGGCAGGGCGCTCGACACCCTGCCGACGCTGCGCGACGACAGCCCGTTCGACCTGGTGTTCATCGACGCGGACAAGCCGAACCTCGCCGAGTACTTCAGGTGGGCGGTGCAGCTGAGCAGGCCGGGAACCGTGATCGTGGTGGACAACGTCGTCCGAGGCGGTGAGGTCGCCCAGGCGGACAGCGACGACCCGGCGGTGCGCGGTGTGCGGCACCTGACCGAGTTGCTGTCGACAGAACCGCGAGTGGAGGCCACCGCGCTGCAGACGGTGGGCGCCAAAGGCTACGACGGGCTCGCGATCGCGCTGGTCACCGGCTGA
- a CDS encoding NAD(P)/FAD-dependent oxidoreductase, with product MPEPERIIIVGTGLAGATAAAEVRERGFRGEVTLFGEQSHRPYELPALSKSVLLGETDEPEWVHDQGFYAEHDIDLRTSVRVERVDPAQQLVTDDRGGTHRYDRLVLATGSRPRHVAVPGADLPGVRTLRTLDDALALRAAFGEGVRVVVVGAGWIGTEAAAAARTHGADVTVVEQAELPLLPVLGAEVAAVFRDLHTEHGVKWRLGTAIAEFTADAGGVRGVRLRDGQELAADLVLVAVGAGPRVELAEAAGLDLAADGGVAVDEGLAAAPGVFAAGDIASHSHPRYGHRVRVEHWANAKDQGAHVARNLLGENEPYLATPYFFTDQYDLGCEYRGLADPAADELVVRGDLSSREFIAFWLREGRVRAALNVNSWDEGDALQALVDSRAAVSARQLLEEDLGRFE from the coding sequence ATGCCCGAGCCGGAGCGGATCATCATTGTCGGAACTGGACTGGCGGGTGCCACGGCCGCCGCCGAAGTGCGAGAACGCGGATTCCGCGGCGAGGTGACACTGTTCGGTGAGCAGTCCCACCGCCCGTACGAGCTACCCGCGCTTTCGAAGTCGGTACTGCTCGGCGAGACCGACGAGCCGGAGTGGGTCCACGACCAGGGTTTCTACGCCGAGCACGACATAGACCTGCGCACCTCGGTGCGGGTGGAGCGGGTCGATCCGGCGCAGCAACTGGTCACGGACGACAGGGGCGGCACCCATCGCTACGACCGGTTGGTGCTCGCCACCGGATCCCGCCCTCGCCACGTCGCCGTGCCAGGTGCCGACCTGCCGGGGGTGCGGACCCTACGCACGCTCGACGACGCGCTCGCGCTGCGGGCCGCGTTCGGTGAGGGCGTCCGGGTGGTGGTCGTCGGTGCGGGGTGGATCGGCACCGAGGCCGCCGCGGCCGCACGCACGCACGGCGCCGACGTCACCGTGGTGGAGCAGGCCGAACTTCCGCTGCTGCCCGTGCTCGGCGCCGAGGTGGCCGCCGTGTTCCGCGACCTGCACACCGAACACGGGGTGAAATGGCGGCTCGGCACCGCCATCGCCGAGTTCACGGCAGACGCGGGCGGCGTGCGCGGGGTGCGGCTGCGAGACGGCCAGGAACTCGCCGCCGATCTCGTACTGGTCGCCGTCGGGGCGGGGCCGAGGGTGGAGCTCGCCGAGGCCGCGGGTCTCGACCTCGCGGCCGACGGTGGCGTCGCGGTGGACGAGGGACTGGCGGCGGCGCCGGGGGTGTTCGCCGCCGGTGACATCGCCTCGCACTCGCATCCGCGCTACGGACACCGGGTCCGAGTGGAGCACTGGGCCAACGCCAAGGACCAGGGTGCCCACGTCGCCCGCAACCTGCTCGGCGAGAACGAGCCGTACCTGGCCACGCCGTACTTCTTCACCGACCAGTACGACCTCGGGTGCGAGTACCGCGGTCTCGCCGATCCCGCCGCCGACGAACTCGTCGTGCGCGGAGACCTCTCCTCCCGCGAGTTCATCGCGTTCTGGTTGCGTGAGGGCCGGGTGCGGGCAGCGCTCAACGTCAACTCCTGGGACGAAGGCGATGCCCTGCAGGCTCTGGTCGACAGCCGTGCCGCCGTGTCGGCGCGGCAGTTGCTGGAGGAGGACCTCGGCCGCTTCGAGTAG